In the genome of Streptomyces aquilus, the window TGGAGCGGACGACGGAGGTGCCGCGCGAGCTGACGCAGGTGCTCCAGGCGATCGTGATCGTGTTCCTGGCGGCCCGACTGCGCTTCCCCAGCAGGTGGTTCAACCGTCGTAAGGAGGCGGTGTGATGTTCTTCGACTCCGATCTCCTGATGTCGGCGCTGCGCGCGCTGACCCCGATCCTGCTGGCGGCGCTGGGCGGTGCGATCTGCGAGCGTGCGGGGGTCTTCAACATCGGCCTCGAAGGCATGATGCTGATGGGCTGCTTCACTGCCGTGGCCACGAGCTGGTTCACCGGGAGCCCGTGGCTGGGCGTGCTGGCGGCGGCCCTCGCGGCGGCGGCCTACTCGCTGATCCTGGCGGTCGGCACGGTCACGCTGCGCGGCGACGCGGTCGTCCTGGGCGTCGCCATGAACCTCCTCGCCGTGGGCCTCACCAGCTTCCTGCTGCGTACGATCTTCGGCGTGCAGGGCACTTTTGACGACCCGTCACTCGCCGGGCTGCCACTCATCGGCGGTCTGAGTCCGCTCGCCTATTTGTCGTGGGCGGCGGTCGCCGTGGCCGCGGTCATGCTGTCCCGGCATGTGTGGGGGCTCAGGCTGCGCGGGGTCGGCGAGGCGCCGGACGCGGCGGCCACGCTCGGGGTGAGCCCCGCGAAGTACAAGTACGCGGCCGTCCTGCTCTCCGGCGTCCTGTGCGGACTCGCCGGGGCCCAACTCGCGCTCGGCAATGTCACGTTGTTCACCGAGAACATGACCGCGGGCCGCGGCTGGATCGCCGTCGTCGCCGTCATGCTCGGCCGCGCCCTGCCGCTCGGCGTCCTGCTCGCCGCGCTGCTCTTCGGCCTCGCCGAGGCGGCCGGCTTCCGCCTCCAGGGCCTCGGTCTGCCCCAGCAGGCCACCGACGCCGCGCCGTACGTCGTCACGCTCGGCGCCCTCTTCCTCACCACGGCACGCCGTCGTCGCCGTGTCCGCCCGTCGTCCACCGGAGCCGCCTCATGACGCAGGACCTGCTGCCCATCACCCGCATACCCCGCACCGGCCTGCCGGCCCACGCGATCGTCGTCGGCGACCCGGCGCGCGCCGCGGCCGTCGCCGCGCTGCTCGACGGCGCCGAGGAGGTGTCGTACCACCGCGAGTACCGTGTGTTCAGCGGCAGTTGGAAGGGCCTGCCGGTCGTCGTCGCCTCGCACGGGGTGGGCGGGCCGGGCGCGATCCTGCTGTTCCAGGAGCTCGCGGACGCGGGCGTGCGAGTGCTGCTGCGGTTCGGTACGGCGGGTGCGATGAAGCCGGGGATCGCCGACGGCGACCTCGTCATCGCCGAGGCGGCCGTCCGCGACGACGGGGTCACCCAGCAGCTGCTGCCGCCGGAGTACCCGGCGGTCTCCTCCCCCGAGGCCGTCTTCGCGCTCCAGCGCGCGGCCCGCGCGGCCGACGCCCCGCACCACCGGGGTGTCGTCTGGACCCGCGCGGCCTTCCAGCCCGGCCTGCTGCCGCTGTTCTCCTACGCCGGTGCCGGCCTCGCCGCCATCGAGATGGAGCTCTCCGCCCTGCTGGTCACGGCGTCGCTGCGCGGGCTGGTCGCGGGCGGGGTGCTGGTGGTCGACGGGGCGAACGCGGACGAGCTGGTGGACGACGAGGGCACCAGCGTCTACGACCCGCACCGTGACGTGGTCGCGGCCGGTGTCGAGAAGGGGGCCGTCGTGTCGCTGGAGGCGCTGCGGCTGCTGGCCGAGGAGTACGGGCTGTGAGCATCGATCTGCTGGTGCACGGCGGTGACGTCCTGACCGTCGACGAGGCCGGGACCGTCGTACGGGACGGGGCGGTCGCGGTCCACGAGGGCGAGATCGTCGCCGTCGGCCCCGCCGAGGAGCTGAAAGCGCGCTTCACAGCCGCCGAGGACGTTGACGCGGCGGGCTGTCTCGTCCTGCCCGGCCTGGTCAACACGCACACCCACCTCGCGATGACCCTCATACGGGGTCTCGCCGACGACGTCACCCTCCAGGGGTTCCTGGAGCGGGTGCTGCCCGCCGAGGCCCGGCTGCTGGCGCCGAAGAACGTGGCTGCGGCGGTACGGCTCGCGATCGCCGAGAGCGTCCGGGCCGGGGTGACCTCCGCGCTCGACATGTACTGGTTCCACGAGGCGGCCGAGCAGGCGGCCCGGGAAGCGGGCTGGCGGCTGCACACCGGGCCCACCTTCATGGACGTACCCGAGCCGCCGGACGCGATCGCCTACGAGGACCGGCTGGAGTGGGCGCGCCGGGACCTGCTGGCGCGCGGCCCGGCCCGCCCCGGCCACCGGCCCGTGGTGTTCGCGCACTCGACGTACACCCTCTCCCCCGACCAGCTCGTCGAGATCTTCGCCCTGGCACGCGAGTTCGGCGCCCTGATCCACATCCACGCGGCCGAGAACGCCACCGAGGTCGCCACGGTCGAGGTCAAGTACGGCAAGCGTCCCGTGGAGTTGCTGGACTCGCTCGGGCTGCTCGGCGACGACGTGCTGCTGGCGCACGCCGTGGATCTGACCGGCCCGGAGATCGCGGTGCTGGCCCGCACCGGCACCTCGGTCGCCCACTGCCCGGTCTCCAACCTGAAGTTGGGCTGCGGGATCGCGCCGGTGCCGCGGCTGCTGAGCGCCGGGGTGACCGTCGGGCTGGGCACGGACGGGGCCGTCAGCTCCAACACGCTGGACGTGCTCGGGGCGGTGCGGCAGGCGGCGCTCGTGCACAAGGCGGGCGGCGACCCCACCCTCGTCGGCGCCGAACGGGCCGTACGGATGGCGACGATCGAGGGTGCGCGGGCACTGGGGCTCGGGGAGCAGTTGGGCTCGTTGGAGGTGGGCAAGCGGGCCGACCTGGTCGTCCTCGACCTGAACGCCCCGCATCTGCGGCCGCCGCATGACCCGTGGTCGACGCTCGCCTACGCGGCGCACTCGGCGGATGTACGGGACACCGTGGTCGACGGGCGGGTGCTGATGCGGGACCGGGTGCTGACCACGCTGGACGAGCCGGCCGTGATCGCCGACCTGGAAGCACTGGTCTGACCGGGGATTTCGCTCCCGCGACGCTCTTTCCGCCCCCATAATGACGTGAGACATCGGATGTCTCGACGGACATGCGCGTGAACCACAGGGAGGCCGGCCATGGCAGTGACCGACGAGGCGATCGAGAAGATCAAGGACATGATCGTCTCCGGCGCCCTGCGCCCCGGCGACCGGCTGCCGAAGGAGTCCGAACTCGCCTCGGACCTCGGGCTGTCCCGCAACTCCCTGCGCGAGGCCGTGCGCGCCCTGTCGCTGATCCGGATCCTGGACGTGCGACAGGGCGACGGCACGTACGTGACCAGCCTCGACCCCCAACTCCTGCTGGAGGCCCTGAGTTTCGTCGTCGACTTCCACCGCGACGACACGGTGCTGGAGTTCCTCGCCGTGCGCCGCATCCTGGAGCCGGCCGCGACCGGGATGGCTGCCTCCCGGGTCAGCGAGCAGCAACTGGACGCGCTCTCGGCCCAGTTGGACAAACTCGGCGCCAACCCGTCGGTGGAGGAGCTGGTCGCCTCCGATCTGGACTTCCACCGGGGCATCGTGCAGAGCTCCGGCAACTCCGTGCTGTGCTCCCTCCTCGACGGCCTGTCGGGCCCCACCACCCGGGCCCGGATCTGGCGCGGCCTGACCCAGGAGGACGCCGTCAGCCGCACACTGCACGAGCACCGCATGATCCTCACCGCCCTGCGGGACCGGGACGCGGAGGCGGCGCGGTCATGGGCGACGGTGCACATCGCGAGCGTGGAGCAGTGGCTACGCGCGTCACTGTGAAACGGGTGATTCGACCCGGCGCAGATCATCGGGGGGTGTTCCGGGGTGGCTAATGGGGCAGTGATGCGTTCACTCCCCCGTGCAAGGGGGCTGCGGACGCCCCCGCTGGACGCCGTAAGGTTGGGGCGTACGGGAGGGCACGTCGGAAGGAGGCGCTGGGTGATCGAGCTCGAGGGGGTTCCCGAGCTGATCGACCCGGTCATGGTGGCCGCGTTCGAGGGCTGGAACGATGCCGGCGACGCCGCCTCCACCGCGGTCGCGCATCTGGACAGGGAGTGGAAGGGCGAGGTGTTCGCGGCGCTGGACGCCGAGGACTACTACGACTTCCAGGTGAACCGGCCCACGGTGTGGATGGACGCCGGAGTACGCAAGATCACATGGCCCACGACGCGGCTGTCCGTGGTCCGGGTCGGCGGCGAGAAGCCGCGCGATCTCGTACTGGTCCGAGGTATCGAACCGTCCATGCGCTGGCGCTCGTTCTGCAACGAGCTGCTGGGCTTCGCCCATGAACTGGGCGTCGAGCTGGTCGTGATCCTGGGCGCTCTGCTCGGTGACACCCCGCACACGCGTCCGGTCCCGATCAGCGGGACCACGTCCGATCCGGACCTGGCCCAGCGGATGGACCTGGAGGAGACCAAGTACGAGGGGCCCACGGGCATCGTCGGCGTCCTCCAGGAGGCGTGCACGCACGCGGGTGTGCCGGCCGTGTCGCTGTGGGCGGCCGTGCCGCACTACGTGTCGCAGCCGCCGAACCCGAAGGCGACGCTGGCCCTGCTCAACCGGCTCGAGGACCTGATCGACGTGCGCATCCCGCTGGGCGAGCTGCCCGAGGACGCGCGCGCCTGGCAGGTGGGCGTGGACCAGCTGGCCGCCGAGGACACCGAGGTCGCCGAGTACGTGCAGACGCTGGAGGAGGCCCGGGACACCGCCGAGCTGCCGGAGGCGTCGGGCGAGGCGATCGCCCGCGAGTTCGAGCGGTATCTGCGGCGCCGGGACGGCGGCAGCCCGCCGGGCGGGCACGCGACGGACAGCGGCGACGGTACGTCGTATCTGCGGGACGGCCCCAGCGGTCGTACTCGCCCGCCGAAGCCGCCGAAGCCGAGCGCGGACACGGATCCCGAGCCGGGTGCGGAGTCGGGGACCGATGGCGACGATTCAGGGGATTCGTCGGAGGAGTGAGAAGCGAGACGGGGAAGGGCGGTGCGCCTGGCGCGCACCGCCCTTTGTCACGTCCCGAGGGTCGGTGTCACACCTGCGGCACCGCCACCGCGTCGTAGTCGGTGTCGGGTGTCGGCTGCTCCACGTCGAAGCGGGCGTTGGGCAGGTAGAGCCGGTCGCCCCAGGCCGCGACGGTCGTCGGGATGCGGAAGCGCGGGTCGGTGATCCGGGTGATCGCCGTGCCCTTGGTGCCGGCCGCGTTCAGGCGGAAGACGTCGATGGCGTTCTGCGCCTGCTGGACGACGTAGAAGGTCCGGCCGAGCAGCAACATGCCGTCCCCGTTGGGGAGTTTGGCGCCGCCGAGGTCGACGGCGGTGGCGGCTCCGGTGCGCGGGTCGACCCGCATGAGGGTGCCGCCGTCGGCGAAGCAGTTCACCACGAGCAGGGCGCGGCCGTCGGGGGTGCGCTCGATGCCGTTGGCGGTGAAGTCGTCGCCCTGGACCCAGTCGCCGGACAGGGGCAGCGTCGTCAGGGCCCCGGGCGCGCCGTGCTTGCCGAGGGCCACACGGTAGAGCTGGGCCTTGAAGGAGTCGGTGAACCAGGCGGCGCCCGGGGTGAGGATCACGTCGTTCACGAAGCTGCCGCCAGTGGCGTACACCTTCTCGAGGGCGCCCGAGCGGAGGTCCACCGTGCGGATCTCCCCGCTGACGCCGCCGGCGAGGAACAGCCGGCCGTGGCCGATCTTGAGGCCCACGGTGGGGTGCTCGGCGCCGAGGCCCTTGCTGACGACGGAGCCGCGGCCCGTGGCGAGGTTCGCCCGGTAGATGTCCCCGTTGGCCAGGGAGCCGAAGTAGGCGAAGGGTTTGCCGCCGATGGTGATGCCCTCGGGCTGGAAGCCGTCGGGCAGCGGGAACTGGTCGGGCCAGGCGGTTTTCGGCGCTGCGGCCGCGTGCGCGGTGCCGCCGAGCAGCGCCGCTCCCGTCAGCGCCGCTGTTCCGGTGAGCAGTCTTCTACGTGCGAAGGAACGTGCTGTGGGTGCCACTGTGCGTCCTTCTGCCAAGGGGCCGGCGATCACCGGCCGAACGGTCAACAGACGCTCTCACCCCATCACATGACCGTCACCTCCGCAGTCTTTGGCCGGATTGTGGCGGGACATCTGTTTCAGGACGGATTGCACGCGGTACCCAGTTCAACTTGTTTTCAAACCGAGTTGGCGAACACGGGGTGGACGGGGGGCCGTTCCGGTGGTTGGTTGTCCCCGGAGACGCATCGAGTCCCCAGCAGGACGCACCACCCGCAACCAGGCACCCGCAAGGACCGAAGGGAGCGGCACCCGATGAGCGACCAGGTACAGCCGGCGCAGGGCCCGGGAGCGTCCGGGCCGGGGCCCGACGGAGCGGGATTCACCTATCGAGGGGCCGAGCAGGAACTGATCGTCGTCGCCCGCCCCGAGGCCCGGCTGCGTGCCGGCGCCGAGGGCGTACGGTCGGCGGCCGGCGCCGACGTCTCGGCCCTCAACATGTTCCTCAGCGACGAACAGCTCGCTCTGGAACCCCTGTTCGGCAGCGAGGAGAGGCTTCAGCAGTCGGCCACGGCGAACACCGAGAACGTGCCCGACCTCGCGCTGTTCTACCGGGTCAGCGGCGACCGCAGCCGCGCCGAGGAACTGCGCTCGCGGATCGCCGCGCTGCCGGGCATCGACACCGCGTACGTGAAGCCGGGCGCCGTCCCCGCCTCCCTGGGGCAGGTCGGCGAGGAGAGCGGTCGGCTGAAGGAAGGCGCCCCGGTCACCCCGGACTTCAGCAGCCGGCAGGGCTATCTGGGGCCCGCCCCCGAGGGGATCGACGCCCGCTGGGCCTGGCAGCGGCCCGGCGGCACCGGTCAGGGCGTGACCGTGATCGACGTCGAGGGCTCCTGGCAGCTCGGTCACGAGGACCTGGCCGCCAAGCTGGCCGGCGTCGTGGTCGGCACCCCGCTGACCGACCTGGCCTGGCGCAACCACGGCACCGCGGTGATCGGCGTGATCGGCGGCGACCGCACCGAGTTCGGGGTCACGGGCGTCGTACCGGACGCGGTGACCGCGGCCGCGTCCTTCCAGGGCATCGGCACCGCGGCCGCGATCCACGCGGCGGCGGACCGGCTCGGCCCCGGCGACATCGTGCTGGTCGAGCTGCACCGCCCGGGCCCGCGGCTGGACTTCGCCGACCGCGACGACCAGAAGGGCTACGTCGCCCTCGAATGGTGGCCGGACGACTTCGCGGCCGTCCGGTACGCCACCGCCAAGGGCGTGATCGTCGTGGCGGCCGCGGGCAACGGGTCCGAGTCCCTCGACGACGCCGTCTACGAGCGCCGCCCGGACGCGTTCCCGGAGTGGTGGCGCAATCCGTTCAACCCGTCCAACCAGTCCTCCGGCGCGATCCTGGTCGGCGCGGGCGCCCCGCCGCCCGGCACGCACGGCCGCGACCACGGCCCGGACCGCTCCCGGCTCGCGTTCTCCAACTACGGTGCCCGCGTGGACGCCCAGGGCTGGGGCCGCGAGGTCACCACCACCGGCGGCTTCTGGGACCGGCCCGGCGACCTGCAGGGCGGGGCCGAGGAGATCGCCTGGTACACGGACACGTTCTCCGGGACGTCCTCGGCCTCGCCGATGGTGGTCGGCGCGCTGGCCGCGCTCCAGGGCATGCTGAAGGCGGCCGGCCAGGCACCGATGTCCCCGGAGCGGGCCCGCGCGATGCTGCGGGCGACCGGCTCCCCGCAGCAGGACGCGCCGGGCCGGCCCGCGTCCCAGCGGATCGGCAGCCGGCCCGACATCAAGGCGGCGGTCACCCATCTGCTGCCGCACGCGGTCGGCTCGGGTCAGGCCGAACGGTACTGGGACGAGCTGCTGCCGTATCCGCGCGAACTCCCGCCGAGGCTCCGGCTGTTCGTGGCCGGCGGCTGGCGGAACCTCAACCATCCCTCCCCGGAGATCCGCCAGGCGGTGCACTCCGCCTTCGCGGGGGGACGGCCCGACGTCCGCGTGTGGTTCGCGGACGACGATGTCGTCGGCCTGGTCGTGACGGGCTGACGACAGCACATCCCAACCATCAAGGGAAGGTGACACCCGCATGAACACCACCCCGCAGATGAGCCAACTGGGACCACAGCAGGGCCAGCAAGGTCAGCAAGGCCAGCAGGGACAGCAGTTCCCGAGCACCTCTCCGTACCAGCAGCAACAGCAGCAGCCGTTCGGCCAGCAGGGCTTCGGTCAGCAGGGCGTCGGCCAGCAGCAGCCCTACGGCATGGGCGGCGGCTCGCTGGAGCAGCTCCAGCAGCTCGGCCAGCAGCAGCCCTACCAGCAGCTGCTCCAGCAGCTCGGCCAGCAGCCCTTCGCTCAGCAGCAGGGCTTCGGCCAGCAGCAGGGCCAGCAACAGGGCCAGCAACAGGGCCAGCAACAGGACCAGCAACAACAGCAACAGGTCGAGCAGCAGGTGCAGCAGCACATCCACCAGATCGCCCAGGCCGCCGTGCAGTACTTGCAGCAGCAGGTGCAGACGCAGGCGTTCCAGGCCGGCATCGCGAACGGCTACATCGATGTCGTCCAGCCGCTGCCGGGGCAGCCGAGTGTGATCGGGCTGCTGATCGGCGGTCAGCTGAGGGTCCTGTTCAACCCCAACCCGCAGACCCACGACCAGGTCCAGGAGGCGTTCGCCTTCGGCCACCAGGTCATCGGCATCTGGGACTCGCAGACCCCGCAGATCCTGCGCAGCATCCAGGTCCGCAAGATCTGACCGGCACCAGGTGACACGAAGGGCGCTTCCCCCGTCGGGGAAGCGCCCTTCTCGGTACCGGAGCGCTACAGCGCGACGCCGAGCAGCGCGTCCACCGCGCGCGAGACGACGCCGGGGGCGCTCTCGTCCGTGCCGCCGGACTCCTCCTGGCGGGCCGCCCAGCGGTCTACCGCGGCGAGCGCGGCCGGGGCGTCGAGGTCGTTCGCGAGGGCCTCGCGGATCTCCTCGACGAGAGCCTCGGCGGCCGGGCCGTCAGGCCGGGAGACGGCGGCACGCCACCGTCCGAGCCGCGCGACCGCGTCCTGGAGCACCTGGTCGGTCCACTCCCAGTCGGCCCGGTAGTGGTGGGCGAGCAGGGCGAGCCGGATCGCGGCCGGGTCGACGCCCGCGCGGCGCAGCGCCGAGACGAAGACGAGGTTGCCCTTGGACTTGGACATCTTCTCGCCGTGCAGGGCGACCATGCCGGCGTGGACGTACGCCTTGGCCATGGGGAACTCGCCGGTGAGCACCTGGGCGTGCGAGGCGCCCATCTCGTGGTGCGGGAAGGCGAGGTCGGAGCCGCCGCCCTGGACGTCGAAGGTCATGCCGAGGTGGTCGAGGGCGATGGCGACGCACTCGATGTGCCAGCCGGGCCGGCCGCGGCCCAGCGAGCCGCCGTCCCAGCTCGGCTCGCCCGGGCGGGCGGCCATCCACAGCATCGGGTCGAGCGGGTTCTTCTTGCCCGCCCGGTCCGGGTCGCCGCCGCGCTCGGCGGACAGCAGCCGCATGGCGGCGGCGTCGAGGTTGGAGACCTTGCCGAAGTTCGGGTCGGACTCGACGGAGAAGTAGATGTCGCCTTCGAGCTCATAGGCGGCGCCCGCGTCCCGCAGCCGCTCCACCAGCGGAACGATGCCGGGTATCGCCTCCACGGCACCGATGTAGTGCTGCGGCGGGAGCATCCGCAGGGCGGTCATGTCCTCGCGGAAGAGGGCCGTCTCCTTCTCGGCGAGGGCGACCCAGTCGATACTGTCCCGCTCGGCGCGCTCCAGGAGCGGGTCGTCGACGTCGGTGACGTTCTGGACGTAGTGAACCTGCCGCTTGGTGTCGAGCCACACGCGCTGCACGAGGTCGAACGCGTTGTAGGTCGCCGCGTGTCCCATGTGGGTGGCGTCGTACGGCGTGATGCCGCAGACGTAGATTCGGGCGACGGGACCGGGGTCGAGGGAGACCAGACCGCCGGTCGCGGTGTCGTGGATCCTCAGGTCGCGGCCCTGACCAGGCAGGGCGGGGACCTCGGAAGCGGGCCAGGCATGCATGTCATGAGCCTAACCGGACGGATGTTCCGTATACGAACCGGACCGGGCCGGATGGCCGGTAAGGCGGTCTTGCGCACTGTCGTCCAGTGTGCTGCTACACCGGCGGCCAGGGAATGGCCGGCCACTCACCGCTCGGCTCCGGGTGCTTCCCGGTGGCGAGCAGTTCGTCCACACGCGCGCGTGTGGCGTCGAGTTCGGCAGGGGTGATGAGTACGGCCAGACGGGCGGCCAGGGCTCCTTCGGCGCCGAGTGCCTCCTTGAGGCCCTTGAGGACGTCGACCGCCTCCCCTGTCAGGGGCTCGCCCGCCCAGCCCCACAGCAGGGTGCGGAGCTTGTTGTCGACGTTGAAGGTGACGCCGTGGTCGATGCCGTACAGGCGCTCCCCGGCGGGCAGCAGATGGCCGCCCTTGCGGTCCGCGTTGTTGATCACGGCGTCCAGGACGGCCAGCCGGCGCAGCCGTTCGTCGTCGGCGTGCACCAGCAGCGCGGTCTTGCCTTCGCCGACCTCGGCGAAGCCGATGGCCTTCCAGCCGGGCTCGGGTTCCTCGCCGTCGACCAGGGCGAGCAGCTCGGCGCCGGGCGCGCCCTCGATCCACAGCTGGACCATGCCCTCGCCGAACGGCCCGTCGCGCAGCACGGTGGGCGGGACCAGGCCCCAGCCGGTCGCCTCGGACACCTCGTAGGCGGCGACCTCGCGCTGGGCGAGGGTGCCGTCCGGGAAGTCCCACAGGGGGCGCTCGCCGCGGACGGGCTTGTAGACGCAGTAGGCCTCCTGGCCGTCGTGCTCCACGGAGCAGTACAGCACCGCGTTGGAGGCGTCCCGGATCTGTCCGCGCACCGTCAGCTCACCGCGGGTGAGCAGCTCGGCCGTGGTCACGCCCCGCGGCGGTATCCGTTCTGGCGCGGACATACGTGTCCTTCCGGGTCGAGCGGGAGGCTGCACAGCGGGCACGGCGGCCGCCCGGCGTTGACGACGTCCAGGGCCCGCTTGGCGAAGGCTCGCGCCTGCGCGCCGGTGAGCCGGACCCGCAGCATCGGGGGGCCGTTCTCCTCGTCCTGGAGGAGCCTTTCCTCGGCCTCGGCGAGGTCCTCCTCGGACTCCGCGTCGAGTTCCACGAGGGCCTGCGCCTCGACGATCATGCGCTGCTCCTCACCGTCCCAGGCCAGCGCCATGGTGCCGACGCGGAACTCCTCCTCGACGGGGGTGTCCAGCGGGGCGGTGTCGGAGATCTCGGTGGGTGCCACGGCCGGGACGGAGGCGTTGCCGCCGCTGCGCCGGACCACTTCGTCCAGCAGTTCGTCCATGCGCTCGGCGAGGGCGGCGACCTGGGTCTTCTCCAGGGCCACGCTGGTCACCCGGGAACCCGCGATGGCCTGGAGGAAGAACGTACGGCGTCCGGGCAGTCCGACCGTGCCGGCCACGAAGCGGTCCGGAGGGTCGTAGAGGAACACCTGACGGGACACGTCCTGTCTCCTGGAGTCGTGATGGGTACGGCGCTACTGCGACCGCTTCACCCTACTGCGCCCGACGATCACGGTGCGCCCGCACCACCCCCGACCGGGGCGTCGTCCGCGGGCGGTGTCTCGCGCGGCGCCAGGGAGGCGAAGTCACCGGTGTCGCCGAGGCGTACGAGGAACGGGCGCAGACGGGTGTAACGGATCGCGGTGATGGAACACGGATCGACAGAGATTCGCTGGAAGAGGTCGAGATGAAGTCCGAGCGCGTCCGCGACGAGCGACTTGATGATGTCGCCGTGCGAGCACATGAGGTAGACGGCGTCGGCGCCGTGGTCGCGCTCCACGCGCGCGTTCCACTCCCGTACGGCCTCGGCGGCGCGGGTCTGCATGGCCCGCATCGACTCGCCGCCGGGGAACGCCGCCGCCGACGGGTGGGCCTGGACGACCTCCATCAGGGGCTCGTCCATGAGCTCGGCGAGCTTGCGGCCCGACCAGTCGCCGTAGTGGCACTCGCCGATCCGGTCGTCGGTGTGGACGGTCAGCCCGGGCCGGGCGTCCAGGAGGGGCTGGAGCGTCTCCTGGCAGCGCTGGAGCGGGCTGCTGACGATCTCGGCGAGGGGCAGTTCGGCGAGCCGCTGGGGCAGCGCGGCGGCCTGGGTCCGGCCGCGTTCGTCCAGGGCGACACCGGGGGTCCATCCGGCGAGCAGTCCCTCGGTGTTGGCGGTGGATCGTCCGTGCCGGACGAGGATCAGCGTGGGCATGCGGCCCAGGGTAGGCGCACACGCGCGTGCGCCGGTGAGCGAGTGACGGGAGAATACGCACCGTGATCGTGGACTGTGCCGTCTACCGCGACGGACACCGCACCGAGGGCCCCGACGACCTGTCCGACGCCCTGGCGGAGGCGCGGGCCGGGGGCGGGTTCGTCTGGATCGGGCTGCACGAGCCGTCGGAACGGGAGTTCGACCTCGTCACCCAGGAGTTCGGGCTGCACCCGCTGGCGGTCGAGGACGCCCTGAAGGCCCATCAGCGGCCCAAGCTGGAGGTCTACGACGACTCCCTCTTCCTCG includes:
- a CDS encoding ABC transporter permease; its protein translation is MFFDSDLLMSALRALTPILLAALGGAICERAGVFNIGLEGMMLMGCFTAVATSWFTGSPWLGVLAAALAAAAYSLILAVGTVTLRGDAVVLGVAMNLLAVGLTSFLLRTIFGVQGTFDDPSLAGLPLIGGLSPLAYLSWAAVAVAAVMLSRHVWGLRLRGVGEAPDAAATLGVSPAKYKYAAVLLSGVLCGLAGAQLALGNVTLFTENMTAGRGWIAVVAVMLGRALPLGVLLAALLFGLAEAAGFRLQGLGLPQQATDAAPYVVTLGALFLTTARRRRRVRPSSTGAAS
- a CDS encoding nucleoside phosphorylase, with product MTQDLLPITRIPRTGLPAHAIVVGDPARAAAVAALLDGAEEVSYHREYRVFSGSWKGLPVVVASHGVGGPGAILLFQELADAGVRVLLRFGTAGAMKPGIADGDLVIAEAAVRDDGVTQQLLPPEYPAVSSPEAVFALQRAARAADAPHHRGVVWTRAAFQPGLLPLFSYAGAGLAAIEMELSALLVTASLRGLVAGGVLVVDGANADELVDDEGTSVYDPHRDVVAAGVEKGAVVSLEALRLLAEEYGL
- a CDS encoding amidohydrolase, encoding MSIDLLVHGGDVLTVDEAGTVVRDGAVAVHEGEIVAVGPAEELKARFTAAEDVDAAGCLVLPGLVNTHTHLAMTLIRGLADDVTLQGFLERVLPAEARLLAPKNVAAAVRLAIAESVRAGVTSALDMYWFHEAAEQAAREAGWRLHTGPTFMDVPEPPDAIAYEDRLEWARRDLLARGPARPGHRPVVFAHSTYTLSPDQLVEIFALAREFGALIHIHAAENATEVATVEVKYGKRPVELLDSLGLLGDDVLLAHAVDLTGPEIAVLARTGTSVAHCPVSNLKLGCGIAPVPRLLSAGVTVGLGTDGAVSSNTLDVLGAVRQAALVHKAGGDPTLVGAERAVRMATIEGARALGLGEQLGSLEVGKRADLVVLDLNAPHLRPPHDPWSTLAYAAHSADVRDTVVDGRVLMRDRVLTTLDEPAVIADLEALV
- a CDS encoding FadR/GntR family transcriptional regulator — translated: MAVTDEAIEKIKDMIVSGALRPGDRLPKESELASDLGLSRNSLREAVRALSLIRILDVRQGDGTYVTSLDPQLLLEALSFVVDFHRDDTVLEFLAVRRILEPAATGMAASRVSEQQLDALSAQLDKLGANPSVEELVASDLDFHRGIVQSSGNSVLCSLLDGLSGPTTRARIWRGLTQEDAVSRTLHEHRMILTALRDRDAEAARSWATVHIASVEQWLRASL
- a CDS encoding PAC2 family protein, yielding MIELEGVPELIDPVMVAAFEGWNDAGDAASTAVAHLDREWKGEVFAALDAEDYYDFQVNRPTVWMDAGVRKITWPTTRLSVVRVGGEKPRDLVLVRGIEPSMRWRSFCNELLGFAHELGVELVVILGALLGDTPHTRPVPISGTTSDPDLAQRMDLEETKYEGPTGIVGVLQEACTHAGVPAVSLWAAVPHYVSQPPNPKATLALLNRLEDLIDVRIPLGELPEDARAWQVGVDQLAAEDTEVAEYVQTLEEARDTAELPEASGEAIAREFERYLRRRDGGSPPGGHATDSGDGTSYLRDGPSGRTRPPKPPKPSADTDPEPGAESGTDGDDSGDSSEE
- a CDS encoding SMP-30/gluconolactonase/LRE family protein translates to MAPTARSFARRRLLTGTAALTGAALLGGTAHAAAAPKTAWPDQFPLPDGFQPEGITIGGKPFAYFGSLANGDIYRANLATGRGSVVSKGLGAEHPTVGLKIGHGRLFLAGGVSGEIRTVDLRSGALEKVYATGGSFVNDVILTPGAAWFTDSFKAQLYRVALGKHGAPGALTTLPLSGDWVQGDDFTANGIERTPDGRALLVVNCFADGGTLMRVDPRTGAATAVDLGGAKLPNGDGMLLLGRTFYVVQQAQNAIDVFRLNAAGTKGTAITRITDPRFRIPTTVAAWGDRLYLPNARFDVEQPTPDTDYDAVAVPQV
- a CDS encoding S8 family peptidase; the encoded protein is MSDQVQPAQGPGASGPGPDGAGFTYRGAEQELIVVARPEARLRAGAEGVRSAAGADVSALNMFLSDEQLALEPLFGSEERLQQSATANTENVPDLALFYRVSGDRSRAEELRSRIAALPGIDTAYVKPGAVPASLGQVGEESGRLKEGAPVTPDFSSRQGYLGPAPEGIDARWAWQRPGGTGQGVTVIDVEGSWQLGHEDLAAKLAGVVVGTPLTDLAWRNHGTAVIGVIGGDRTEFGVTGVVPDAVTAAASFQGIGTAAAIHAAADRLGPGDIVLVELHRPGPRLDFADRDDQKGYVALEWWPDDFAAVRYATAKGVIVVAAAGNGSESLDDAVYERRPDAFPEWWRNPFNPSNQSSGAILVGAGAPPPGTHGRDHGPDRSRLAFSNYGARVDAQGWGREVTTTGGFWDRPGDLQGGAEEIAWYTDTFSGTSSASPMVVGALAALQGMLKAAGQAPMSPERARAMLRATGSPQQDAPGRPASQRIGSRPDIKAAVTHLLPHAVGSGQAERYWDELLPYPRELPPRLRLFVAGGWRNLNHPSPEIRQAVHSAFAGGRPDVRVWFADDDVVGLVVTG
- the mshC gene encoding cysteine--1-D-myo-inosityl 2-amino-2-deoxy-alpha-D-glucopyranoside ligase → MHAWPASEVPALPGQGRDLRIHDTATGGLVSLDPGPVARIYVCGITPYDATHMGHAATYNAFDLVQRVWLDTKRQVHYVQNVTDVDDPLLERAERDSIDWVALAEKETALFREDMTALRMLPPQHYIGAVEAIPGIVPLVERLRDAGAAYELEGDIYFSVESDPNFGKVSNLDAAAMRLLSAERGGDPDRAGKKNPLDPMLWMAARPGEPSWDGGSLGRGRPGWHIECVAIALDHLGMTFDVQGGGSDLAFPHHEMGASHAQVLTGEFPMAKAYVHAGMVALHGEKMSKSKGNLVFVSALRRAGVDPAAIRLALLAHHYRADWEWTDQVLQDAVARLGRWRAAVSRPDGPAAEALVEEIREALANDLDAPAALAAVDRWAARQEESGGTDESAPGVVSRAVDALLGVAL